TTGTAGCAACACACAATACCCTAACTCTGCCGGAATAGCCATACCTAATAGCGGATATCCATAAAATATTTTTGTTGCGGCGGCCCTTTTACTCTTTGTTTTGCGGCGCAGATTTTGAATCACCTCTCGTTGACCTCTTCCTCCGATTCTTCGTCTATGAGAAGAGGGACTGTGTACTTTCTTGCGGTATCCAGGGAGATGTATCCCTTGGTATCGTTGACCAGAGCCACCGCTTTGCCCCGCAGCTTGTGGGTGTCCTCGTATGAAAGCCCGACCATGGAGGCCAGCGTCAGATGCATCTGCGCGATCTCCACCGCAATCTTGTAGGACAGCTTGGCCAGATGCTTTTCCATCTGCTTGATCTCACTGCGCTCGATGGTCTGATAAAACTGGGACAGCTCTCCCGTAAACTCCTTCAGCAGGTCCCGGCTGACATACTCCCGGAGGGCGACGTTCACTAATTAGGAGCGATTAGCGAAACCGAATCGCTCCCAGCTTTGGTCTGCCAACCAAATGGTTTCAGAGGGAAGCGACACTGTGATCTTCTCAGTCTTCTTCATCGTCACTCTCCTCCGGTTCCCGTCCTCTGCGCTGGTAGGCATAGATACTGTCGTAGCGGATGCTCCCCACTGTCTTGCGTCCGGCGCAGTTCCTCGAAGGTTTCCTCCGGGACGCCCAGAGACTGGCTGGCGAACAGGTGGCTGGCCATTTCCTGCTCCACGCACATCCGAAAGAGCTGACGGCAGATCCGCCCCTCCAGCTTTCCAAGCTGCTCCTCCAGAAACGCAAGAGTTGTCTTATCCATGTACGCTTCGTGACTTTCTACGTTGAGAAATCCTGTGTAGAACTCCACCGCCTTGCAGACGAATTCGCTTCGGATGGCGTGGCCGTGGAGCGGGTAGAGTGCGTCGATCTCTTTTACCTGACTGGGCGGCATCAAAATACCGACCCGTTCCTTTCTCTCCTGTGTCATCTTACATACCTCCATAAAATCTTGAAAATCCATTGGGGAAAATATTGACTTACAGCCACCTTGACCCCCGCCTTCAAATCCCGCAACCCCTTGCCCCGACCCGCATTGCGGGGCGGTGTGGCTTGGCGGAGGACGCTTGCGCCCGCCCGCCTTTATCCTGCACCGTTTTCGACCCCTCGGTCCACCCGGGACTTTCGGCCACACGGTTCTTACCCTCGGGCTTTATGGTGTAGCGGCCGGGTGGTTGCTCCTCGGCTGAAAATGGCACACAGCGGCGCACAGGCGGCTACACGGTGCATTTCTGTGTTTGCATGAGTTTCGCAGTTCGTTGGCGCTCTGTATTCAACTCCAACTGTTCCAGCTGTCGGTTGTAGTGCTCCTCTATCCATTCCTGAACAGGGCGGAGGGTATACCGCAGATTGCCGTTGCGCTTTACCCCAGCCTTGGTGATGACCTCGGTAGGCTCCGTGGAGATCAGCCCTCGTTCCTCCAGCAGCAGTGTGTACTTGCGCACCGTGTTCTCGCTCAGCCTCACCGCCTTGCCGATGGCTTTATAGCTGGGCCAGCATTGGTGGGTCTTGTGATCTTCACACCGCCGCAGGTAGCTGTACACTGCCAGCTCGCCGGGAGTCAGCCCCAAGAGGAACACTTCGTTGGGCAGAGAGGGAAAATTTCCGTGACCACTGTACTTCATGTGTTGCCTCCCGCGTGCTCAGTCACCCACTGGATGAACTGTTCCTTTGGCACCACCATCCGACTGCCGACTCTCAGCACTGGGAACCCTGGTTCGTGCATGAGCTCGTATCCCGATGATGGAGATACACCCAGCACCTTTGCCACCATCGCCACATTCAGAAACAGCGGTAGCTCCTCATAGCTTTTGTAGACAGACTCTTTCATATAGACCTCCTTCAAAAAATTCCCCTCTACTACTAATCTGGACATATTGGCCAATCGACATAAAATTGACATACAACGTCTGCTTTCTTTGCCGTAGACTTGACAGAAAACCGGAGCATCTGCCTTATCAGCAGATGCCCCGGTTTTGATTTGTTGATTCAGTTGAAAGATACTTAATTTTTCCGCAGGCGGCACTTGTCCTCTGTTTCATCTCGCTCTTTCAGCAGCTGTGCCAGAGCGGAGAAGAACTTCTTTTGCAGATAGTCCACACTGCCTCGGTTGAGGTGGTGTACTTCGGCATACTTGCGGATGGACAGACCATCCACGAATCGCTCCCGAAAGTAACTTTGCTGATCCCGTAGCACCGTTTTCAACGCGTTGTCCAGAAATTGCAGGTCCTCCTTCAAGTTAGCGAAGTCCGTTCTGGTGATGGCGGCGTACTTTTTCTCGTTCATACAGAAGCGATACTTGCGCAGATCAAAGCGGTAGTTCTCGCAGAGATCCTTGGCGTATGCGTAGTAGGTGGGGGACTGCTGATACTTGCGGGGGTCATATTCTCCATCAAGCTGTCGGCTTGTTTTGCGCAGCGGACCGCGGAAACCATCCTCCGCAAGATTTTCGATGACAGCCTCCGTGATCTTCATGTTTGTCAGCCGTATGTGTTTGGCCCTTCGCTCACCGTTCACATTTACAAAACCGCAGAAGGATTTTTTGCTGACGGTATAGTACTTGGGCGCGTCCGAGAAGGTGTGAGGACGCCAGATGACAGTCTCCTCGCGGGTGTCGGCATCCTCAGCCAGAGAGACTACATAGATCACCTTTCCATCGTACCGCCGATAGTAGCCAGCACGGATTTGCCTACCTGCCATCTTCTCATCCCCGTTCTTGCTTTCCTTAACTTCAGTATAATGGAGTGGGTTGGTTCTGTAAATGATAAAGCAGGTTCTTTTGTTTACAGCACCGCAAATTTTGAAGACCTTTTCCAGAGGTAAATCAGTGTTTTTCTGGGATTACGAACTTATATCCCATTCCAACCACCGTTTTGATGTAAGTGGGGTGTCTGGGATCTGGTTCATTTTTGCTTCTGATCCGGCAGATGGTGTTGGGAACGGTGTTGCTGAAGAAATGATCCTCGCCATAAACTGCATTATATAGTTGATCCCTTGAGAAAATTCGGCCAGGATGCCGGGCCAGGTGGCAGAGCATGGAGAACTCACCATAATTAAGCTGAACGGAGATGCCGCCCCGAAGTACGACACCGGCCTTGATCTGGATAATGAGTCCTGGGAAATCAAGCACAGCATTCTTGTGTGGAGAAAGGTCAATTTCCTCCGCAGGAATGCCGCCCAGTGCATCCCGGATTCGCTGATAGATTGTACCGTCCGGATCGGTTGCCCGAATTATGATGATGTCCTCCATGCGATACCTGCCTTGCTGTTATTTAGGGAAGTATATTGTATTGAGACTCGTCCACCGGCTCCAGCCACTCGTTGCTGCCCTCCTTGCCGGGAACCTCAATGGCCAGGTGGGCGAACCAACTGTCTCTGGCGGCGCCGTGCCAGTGCGTCACCTCCGGGGGAATATAGACCGCCTTGCCGGGGGTCAGGGAAACCGGTTCTTCCCCCTCCGCCTGATACCAGCCCCGGCCGGAGGTGCAGAGAAGGATCTGCCCGCCGCCGCTCTTGGCGTGGTGGATGTGCCAGTTGTTGCGGCACCCCGGTTCGAAGGTGACGTTGAAGATGCCGATTCCTTGGGTGACCACGGGATTCAGGTAGCTCTGGCCGATGAAAAACTGGGCAAAGCCGTCATTGGGCTGCCCCAGGCCAAAGATTCCTGCCTTTTCCAGCTCAGTCATGCTCATACACCTCCTTTGCCATGCGGAAGGCCGCCCAGGCGTTGGGCCAGCCGGCGTAGAAGGCGGCGTGGGTCAGGATTTCCGCCATCTCCTGGGCGGTAACGCCCTCCTTCTTCGCGTTGGCAATATGATATTGCAGCGAACTGTCCAGAAGGCCCTTGCTCATCAGGGCGGTAACGGTGACGATGCAGCGGTCCCGCGCTGAGAGCTGTGACTCCCGGTTCCACACCTCACCAAAGAGGACATCGTCGTTCAGCCGGGCGAATTCCGGGGCAAACTGCCCCAGTTCATTCCGGCCCGCTGTCTGCTTGACCATCATAAAAACTTCCTTTCCACTTAAAATTCCAGCCCGCCGATCCAGTCCCGAACAGCGGACTGGGCAGAGGACACATTCTCCCGGGATACGCTGATCTCCTTCAGAACCGTGGTATCCTTGGGCAGCGCGGCGGTCAGGTCCCGGATGGTGGAGGCCAGCCCGCCGGTGCCGTGGGTGACGAAGGGGACCACCGTCTTGCCGGACCAGTCATATTCCTCCACGAAACTGAGGACCGGCATGGGCAGGGTGTACCACCAGTTGGGGAAACCCAGGAACACAACGTCGTAATCAGCAAAATTGCTCACATGGGTGGAGAGGGCCGGCCGGGCGTTCTCCGCCTTTTCATCCGCGGCCCTATCCAGGCACTCGTCGTAGTCACTGGAATAGAGGTCGGTGACCACAATGGAGTGGAGGTCGCCGCCCACCTCCTGTTGAATCCAGGCGGCCAGTCTTGCGGCATTTCCAGGGGCCACTACACTGGCAGAGGTGGAAGCGTCAACATCCACGGCGCTGGGATCGTCCACTACGGTGTTTTCCGCCCAAGTAAAGTAGGCGATCAGCACCTTGGGCGAATCATCCGCTGGCGCAGACTGCTCCGGCGCGGGCTGTTCCGGCACAGAAACTGTCGGCGTTTGACCGGACGGCACCGTATGATTCTGCTCCAATACCGGAGGCTGCTCTTGAGAGCTGCCTTGCTCCGTATTCTCCGGCGGCACAGGCTGCTCCAAAGATCCGTCAGAGGGGTGGCTTGTGGGTGTCTGATCGGCGGGATCACCGCTTGGGGATACCTCATCCGGAGAGTCGGCGCCATCTGCCGTTAAACTGTTTTCCGGAAGGTCGATCATGGAGTAGTCCGTGGGATCATCTGATTGGGTCCCAGCCTGTCCGCCGCAAGCTGCCAATGAGAGGATCAGCAGCGCACTGAGGAAAAATGACATTGCTCTCTTCATGTTATGCCTCCATTCTCTCTGCCCCGGAAACGGAGCCTTTGGTCCACGCCAGGGCGGCGCGGCTTAGGTAGTGGCCCAGGGCCGTCCACAGCCCCATCATGGCCAGGTGTTCTGAAAAGAACGCCGCAGGGGGCTGTTCAAAATCGAAAAAGACAAAGGTGCTGCGGAGGAACAGATAGTTCGCCATTTGATGCTTGCAAAAGGCAAAGATCCCATACCCGGCGATCCCCGCCGCCAGCAGCCGCAGAATAGCGGTGCGGACCGGGGAGCGGCCGGTGATCCCGGCGCGCTTTCTCACAAGGCCCAGCACCATGCCCCAGTGCAGCCCCAGGTGGGCGGACAGGAGGATGAAACCCCAATAGCCGCAGACCATATGGACCTCCCGGGCCAGGACCATCCCGCCCTGAATGGGCAGAAAGTCGAACACATACCGGCTCATCACCATGCCGCTGGCCATAGCCCCCAGCATACAGGCCAGGAGCAGCGCCGCCAGGGCGGTCTGCAAAACCCGGAAGGGCGTGTATCGTCCGGTATGGATGTGCCGAAGCCATCCGCCGTTGAGGACATGGTGGAGGAGGAAGAGGACCAGTTCCACGGCACCCAGCCACTCATGGAGCGCCTGCCCGGTGAGCATGTAGGCCATCAGGCCCAGCAGCGCGGCGGTCATCAGGATATCTACCCCGCGGCGTACAAAGACTTTGGACATCACAGCAGCTCCTCCTTTGGGGACAGCTCCCCCAGCGCCATCAGGTGTCCGGTCCGCAAGATCCAGCCATGAACGGTTTCATGACACTGGGGCACCTGCCGGTCATAGACGGCCAGCATGGGCAGCACGTCACAGCCCATGCAGTAGGCGGACAGATCGACTGTCATTCTGGCCGCGCCCCCGCCGCCATGGGTGCAGAAGGGGAGGATGAACTTTTCCGTGGGCATGGTTTGGTAG
This window of the Dysosmobacter acutus genome carries:
- a CDS encoding flavodoxin produces the protein MKRAMSFFLSALLILSLAACGGQAGTQSDDPTDYSMIDLPENSLTADGADSPDEVSPSGDPADQTPTSHPSDGSLEQPVPPENTEQGSSQEQPPVLEQNHTVPSGQTPTVSVPEQPAPEQSAPADDSPKVLIAYFTWAENTVVDDPSAVDVDASTSASVVAPGNAARLAAWIQQEVGGDLHSIVVTDLYSSDYDECLDRAADEKAENARPALSTHVSNFADYDVVFLGFPNWWYTLPMPVLSFVEEYDWSGKTVVPFVTHGTGGLASTIRDLTAALPKDTTVLKEISVSRENVSSAQSAVRDWIGGLEF
- a CDS encoding DUF4405 domain-containing protein, producing MSKVFVRRGVDILMTAALLGLMAYMLTGQALHEWLGAVELVLFLLHHVLNGGWLRHIHTGRYTPFRVLQTALAALLLACMLGAMASGMVMSRYVFDFLPIQGGMVLAREVHMVCGYWGFILLSAHLGLHWGMVLGLVRKRAGITGRSPVRTAILRLLAAGIAGYGIFAFCKHQMANYLFLRSTFVFFDFEQPPAAFFSEHLAMMGLWTALGHYLSRAALAWTKGSVSGAERMEA
- a CDS encoding winged helix-turn-helix domain-containing protein; its protein translation is MEDIIIIRATDPDGTIYQRIRDALGGIPAEEIDLSPHKNAVLDFPGLIIQIKAGVVLRGGISVQLNYGEFSMLCHLARHPGRIFSRDQLYNAVYGEDHFFSNTVPNTICRIRSKNEPDPRHPTYIKTVVGMGYKFVIPEKH
- a CDS encoding carboxymuconolactone decarboxylase family protein — protein: MMVKQTAGRNELGQFAPEFARLNDDVLFGEVWNRESQLSARDRCIVTVTALMSKGLLDSSLQYHIANAKKEGVTAQEMAEILTHAAFYAGWPNAWAAFRMAKEVYEHD
- a CDS encoding helix-turn-helix domain-containing protein; protein product: MKYSGHGNFPSLPNEVFLLGLTPGELAVYSYLRRCEDHKTHQCWPSYKAIGKAVRLSENTVRKYTLLLEERGLISTEPTEVITKAGVKRNGNLRYTLRPVQEWIEEHYNRQLEQLELNTERQRTAKLMQTQKCTV
- a CDS encoding helix-turn-helix transcriptional regulator; this encodes MKESVYKSYEELPLFLNVAMVAKVLGVSPSSGYELMHEPGFPVLRVGSRMVVPKEQFIQWVTEHAGGNT
- a CDS encoding cupin domain-containing protein codes for the protein MTELEKAGIFGLGQPNDGFAQFFIGQSYLNPVVTQGIGIFNVTFEPGCRNNWHIHHAKSGGGQILLCTSGRGWYQAEGEEPVSLTPGKAVYIPPEVTHWHGAARDSWFAHLAIEVPGKEGSNEWLEPVDESQYNILP